One Candidatus Delongbacteria bacterium DNA segment encodes these proteins:
- a CDS encoding KUP/HAK/KT family potassium transporter: MNNQQHQKGLIGLCLTAIGVVFGDIGTSPLYTIKESLGEHYRLSHDPVTIFGVMSLVFWAMTIVVVVKYLGYILRADNHGEGGIMSLLALVLTADNGKRIRALGLVSALAIVGTSLLLSDGVITPAITVLSAVEGLEVALPRLGAAVLPISLLILVGLFLVQKFGTDRIGRVFGPVMLLWFFTIGTLGLGGILQHPEILGAVNPLHMVRFFGQYGWHGVLVLGSVVLCITGGEALYADMGHFGRRPIRLSWAFLVMPCLLLSYFGQCASVLVDPTGVANPFYSLSPAWFTLPLLLISTSAAIIASQSLITGSFSLAQQAMQLGYLPRVQVQHTSHSVHGQIYVPVVNYLLMAACLACVLFFRSSTNLAAAYGIAVMGTMTITTCLFFAVTVAVWNWPLWRALLICGGFLLIDLVFTAGNVVKIAHGGWYPLAMGAVLFAVMTTWKKGSRELNRRVRQSLLPLEYFVRDIAHSQNAPLRVPGVAVFLTQNSGTVPRIMLHHLKHTKVLHETVIVLSVLVERQPVVDREGRVNARALGEGFYQVDVHQGYMENIYVPAILKGLGEPRVNLNQVSYYMGHITLIDSGRTHLARWQRLLFIFLSRNARSARTFFGIPPGRVVELGLQDEI; the protein is encoded by the coding sequence TTGAACAATCAGCAGCACCAGAAGGGTCTCATCGGCCTCTGCCTGACGGCCATCGGCGTGGTGTTCGGCGATATCGGAACCTCGCCGCTCTACACGATCAAGGAATCCCTGGGGGAGCACTACCGGCTGAGTCACGACCCCGTGACGATCTTCGGGGTGATGTCGCTGGTGTTCTGGGCCATGACCATCGTCGTGGTGGTGAAGTACCTGGGCTACATCCTGCGCGCCGACAACCACGGCGAGGGCGGCATCATGTCGCTGCTCGCGCTGGTGCTCACCGCCGACAACGGCAAGCGCATCCGCGCCCTGGGGCTGGTCTCGGCCCTGGCCATCGTGGGAACCTCGCTGCTGCTCTCCGACGGCGTGATCACGCCGGCGATCACCGTCCTCAGCGCCGTGGAGGGACTGGAAGTGGCCCTGCCCCGGCTGGGGGCGGCCGTGCTGCCCATCTCCCTGCTCATCCTGGTGGGCCTGTTCCTAGTGCAGAAGTTCGGGACGGACCGCATCGGCCGGGTGTTCGGACCCGTCATGCTGCTCTGGTTCTTCACCATCGGCACGCTGGGACTGGGCGGGATCCTGCAGCACCCGGAGATCCTGGGGGCCGTGAATCCGCTGCACATGGTGCGCTTCTTCGGGCAGTACGGCTGGCACGGGGTGCTGGTGCTGGGTTCGGTGGTGCTGTGCATCACGGGCGGCGAGGCCCTCTACGCGGACATGGGCCACTTCGGCCGGCGGCCCATCCGCCTGTCCTGGGCCTTCCTGGTCATGCCCTGCCTGCTGCTGAGCTACTTCGGGCAGTGCGCGTCCGTGCTGGTGGACCCGACCGGCGTGGCCAATCCCTTTTACAGCCTGTCGCCGGCCTGGTTCACGCTGCCGCTGCTGCTGATCTCCACCAGCGCGGCCATCATCGCCTCGCAGTCGCTGATCACCGGCTCCTTCTCCCTGGCCCAGCAGGCCATGCAACTGGGCTACCTGCCCCGCGTGCAGGTCCAGCACACGTCACACAGCGTCCACGGCCAGATCTACGTGCCGGTGGTGAACTACCTGCTGATGGCGGCCTGCCTGGCCTGCGTGCTCTTCTTCCGCTCCAGCACCAACCTGGCGGCGGCTTACGGGATCGCCGTGATGGGCACGATGACCATCACCACCTGTCTGTTCTTCGCCGTCACGGTGGCGGTCTGGAACTGGCCACTCTGGCGCGCGCTGTTGATCTGCGGCGGCTTCCTGCTGATCGATCTGGTGTTCACCGCGGGCAACGTGGTGAAGATCGCCCACGGCGGCTGGTATCCGCTGGCCATGGGCGCCGTGCTCTTCGCCGTGATGACCACCTGGAAGAAGGGCAGCCGGGAGTTGAACCGCCGGGTGCGGCAGAGCCTGCTGCCCCTGGAGTACTTCGTGCGCGACATCGCCCACAGCCAGAACGCGCCGCTGCGCGTGCCCGGCGTCGCCGTGTTCCTGACGCAGAACAGCGGCACGGTGCCGCGGATCATGCTGCACCATTTGAAGCACACCAAGGTGCTGCACGAGACGGTGATCGTGCTCTCCGTGCTGGTGGAGCGCCAACCGGTGGTGGACCGCGAGGGTCGGGTCAACGCGCGGGCGCTGGGCGAGGGCTTCTACCAGGTGGACGTGCACCAGGGCTACATGGAGAACATCTACGTGCCCGCCATCCTCAAGGGATTGGGCGAGCCGCGTGTCAACCTGAACCAGGTCAGCTACTACATGGGGCATATCACGCTGATCGACAGCGGCCGGACGCATCTGGCCCGCTGGCAGCGCCTGCTCTTCATCTTCCTGTCCCGCAACGCCCGCAGCGCCCGCACCTTCTTCGGGATTCCCCCCGGGCGCGTGGTGGAACTGGGGCTGCAGGACGAGATCTGA
- a CDS encoding cytochrome c3 family protein yields the protein MAPQPRRSALSHGRATARLAGIGLAALSLLLAAAPAGAQLRMDRSKECVICHVEWGEGYEKMAPLLPPVDHPILIDGREARVATQDMCWSCHDGYVGDSRSHFGKNDPHSKKPSNPHAVAASGLPRDMKGEIYCGTCHTPHMNKMEREFLYVPFLRNETENSALCLQCHADHARRNTDHPIHARLESALPDTLAGRHVSATQVECLSCHRMHDQKSVKLMENGDRTQLCKSCHESSFSILQSDHHLALEHADLVIGDGKRTAGKSDACASCHVSHGGKGPSMWAWPLPNGRAADPVASGVDARCLSCHQDKGVASAKTWVGHGHPLDKPVKAQGVALPLFGAQRMSCTTCHDPHRWSPMADRLPGAGNEEGDALSSFLRLPDDENGRLCVNCHRDESQTLVSDHNSFNWKEPSRGQCTSCHNTHEKAAFSDGHSQGGVSEFTSLCLSCHEGHGRHGATPLGEHGHPLSVKLKAEDGLPGFRADNLRTWKPGAEAPAGVDLLVGCESCHEPHHWRPAGAPSWTGPDARGDDASSFLRLDNTGAQLCTACHKQEAHVLGSGHDLGERQPNQSACRACHTTHHAVSDWAIIASSLTDAQMDSVTRGFPETALERNPENWSPGARHCLSCHREQGTATRIPEAWGHPQKYLTVDGPWRPDGRSMPLFDNQARALGPVGHVDCTSCHNPHVAQPPTGGESSPDFLRQETSEAVCSDCHGDKALWKHRYYHLSDKRILP from the coding sequence ATGGCACCCCAACCGCGCAGGTCGGCGTTGTCTCACGGCCGGGCCACCGCCCGGCTCGCGGGCATCGGTCTGGCCGCGCTGTCCCTGCTGCTGGCCGCCGCACCCGCGGGCGCCCAGCTGAGGATGGACCGCTCCAAGGAATGCGTGATCTGCCACGTGGAGTGGGGCGAGGGCTACGAGAAGATGGCCCCGCTGCTGCCCCCGGTGGATCACCCGATCCTCATCGACGGGCGGGAGGCCCGGGTGGCCACCCAGGACATGTGCTGGTCCTGCCACGACGGGTACGTGGGCGATTCCCGCAGCCACTTCGGGAAGAACGATCCGCACTCCAAGAAGCCCTCCAATCCCCACGCCGTGGCGGCCAGCGGGTTGCCGCGGGACATGAAGGGCGAGATCTACTGCGGAACCTGCCACACGCCGCACATGAACAAGATGGAGCGTGAGTTCCTCTACGTGCCCTTCCTGCGCAACGAGACCGAGAACTCGGCGCTCTGCCTGCAGTGCCACGCCGATCACGCGCGGCGCAACACGGACCACCCGATCCACGCGCGGCTGGAGTCGGCCCTGCCGGACACACTGGCGGGACGGCACGTCTCCGCGACCCAGGTGGAGTGCCTCAGCTGCCACCGCATGCACGACCAGAAGTCGGTCAAGCTGATGGAGAACGGCGACCGCACCCAGCTCTGCAAGAGCTGCCACGAGTCGAGTTTCTCGATCCTGCAGAGCGACCACCATCTGGCGCTGGAGCACGCGGATCTGGTCATCGGGGATGGCAAGCGCACAGCGGGCAAAAGCGACGCCTGCGCCTCGTGTCACGTGAGCCACGGCGGCAAGGGCCCATCCATGTGGGCCTGGCCGCTGCCCAACGGCCGCGCGGCGGACCCGGTGGCATCCGGTGTGGACGCCCGCTGCCTGAGCTGCCACCAGGACAAGGGCGTGGCCTCCGCCAAGACCTGGGTGGGCCACGGCCATCCGCTGGACAAGCCCGTCAAGGCCCAGGGCGTCGCGCTTCCGCTCTTCGGCGCGCAGCGCATGAGCTGCACCACGTGTCACGACCCGCACCGCTGGAGCCCCATGGCCGACCGGCTACCCGGCGCGGGCAACGAGGAGGGGGACGCCCTCTCCAGCTTCCTGCGGCTGCCGGACGACGAGAACGGCCGCCTCTGCGTCAACTGCCATCGCGACGAGTCCCAGACCCTGGTGTCCGACCACAATTCCTTCAACTGGAAGGAGCCCAGCCGCGGCCAGTGCACGTCCTGCCACAACACGCACGAGAAGGCGGCCTTCTCCGACGGCCACTCCCAGGGCGGCGTCTCTGAATTCACGAGCCTTTGCCTCTCCTGCCACGAGGGTCATGGCCGGCACGGGGCCACGCCGCTGGGCGAGCATGGCCATCCGCTGTCCGTCAAACTGAAGGCGGAGGACGGCCTGCCGGGATTCCGGGCGGACAACCTGCGCACCTGGAAGCCGGGCGCCGAGGCGCCGGCGGGCGTCGACCTGCTGGTGGGCTGCGAATCCTGCCACGAGCCGCATCACTGGCGGCCGGCCGGGGCGCCCTCCTGGACGGGACCTGACGCCCGGGGCGACGACGCTTCGAGTTTCCTGCGCCTGGACAACACCGGGGCCCAACTCTGCACCGCGTGTCACAAGCAGGAGGCCCACGTGTTGGGCTCCGGCCACGACCTGGGCGAGCGCCAGCCCAACCAGAGCGCCTGCCGGGCCTGCCACACCACGCACCACGCGGTCTCCGACTGGGCGATCATCGCCAGCAGCCTGACCGACGCCCAGATGGACAGCGTCACCCGCGGCTTCCCCGAGACCGCCCTGGAGCGGAACCCGGAGAACTGGTCGCCCGGGGCCCGCCACTGCCTCTCCTGCCATCGCGAGCAGGGCACGGCCACGCGCATTCCCGAGGCCTGGGGACATCCCCAGAAGTACCTGACGGTGGACGGTCCCTGGCGGCCGGACGGCCGCAGCATGCCGCTCTTCGACAACCAGGCCCGGGCCCTGGGGCCGGTGGGTCACGTGGACTGCACCAGCTGTCACAACCCGCACGTGGCGCAGCCGCCCACGGGCGGCGAATCCTCGCCGGACTTTCTACGGCAGGAGACCAGTGAGGCGGTGTGTTCGGATTGCCACGGCGACAAGGCCCTCTGGAAGCATCGGTACTATCACCTGAGCGACAAGCGGATTCTGCCATGA
- a CDS encoding cytochrome c3 family protein, whose protein sequence is MRSSLLLRGALALLGLTLLADADGRTVLPVDASRVQASPHNLTHWHGGDGQPDSTLERQLCRVCHGPRVHEQLVPLWDRRLARGPFELGAQLDDDEPGFPADPASQLCLACHDGSVAQAFPTDPGAHISREIDLGERALTPPTHMNTHLFTFNGRDRELVRPDSLLTGMTLRGDRIRCSTCHDPHDNTRGNFLKVSASEGQICLTCHQLEGWSHSVHANPDDPLFAAMREFSCSQCHSIHATPPQPRLLLAEENSLCFRCHDATLDGPREVPSPQNLKREFDKLFTHPVSLHTGSPFIEPDAAGFIGFLTGSRENRAVRCSDCHNPHAASAQSVAGNLPSSLEGVSGISRLGMAKDAADYEYEICLKCHGFSSSTLPGQRDIARDFDLGNRSTHAVMGPGLNSEVPSLKPEWSPLDQLTCSSCHGNDDPGGPLGPHGSNIEHLLKAPFNPTPYLTGEADENGLCFTCHKESWFSSGQGWRWHRLHINQGGYSCAACHDPHGSPDQASLLRLDKPWITPLDGVLKVERVSLEQGNCTLSCHGHPHNGAAY, encoded by the coding sequence ATGCGATCCTCACTCCTGCTGCGTGGAGCCCTGGCCCTGCTGGGACTGACCCTGCTGGCGGATGCCGACGGCCGGACGGTCCTGCCGGTGGACGCCTCCCGCGTGCAGGCCTCGCCGCACAACCTGACCCACTGGCACGGCGGGGACGGACAGCCGGACAGCACGCTGGAGCGCCAGCTCTGCCGCGTGTGTCACGGCCCCCGCGTGCACGAGCAGCTGGTGCCGCTCTGGGATCGCCGCCTGGCGCGCGGCCCCTTCGAACTGGGAGCCCAGCTGGATGACGACGAGCCCGGTTTTCCGGCCGATCCCGCCAGCCAGCTCTGCCTGGCCTGCCACGACGGCAGCGTGGCCCAGGCTTTTCCCACGGATCCCGGCGCGCACATCAGCCGCGAGATCGACCTGGGCGAGCGGGCGCTGACACCGCCCACCCACATGAACACGCACCTGTTCACCTTCAACGGCCGGGACCGCGAGCTGGTGCGGCCGGACAGCCTGCTGACGGGCATGACCCTGCGCGGCGACCGGATCCGCTGTTCCACGTGCCATGATCCCCACGACAACACGCGGGGCAACTTCCTCAAGGTGAGTGCCTCCGAGGGCCAGATCTGCCTCACCTGCCATCAGCTGGAAGGCTGGTCGCACAGCGTGCACGCCAATCCCGACGATCCGCTGTTCGCCGCGATGCGCGAGTTCTCCTGCAGCCAGTGCCACAGCATCCACGCGACGCCGCCCCAGCCACGGCTGCTGCTGGCCGAGGAGAACAGCCTCTGCTTCCGCTGCCACGACGCCACGCTGGATGGCCCGCGCGAGGTCCCCTCGCCGCAGAACCTGAAGCGCGAGTTCGACAAGCTCTTCACGCACCCGGTGAGCCTGCACACCGGCTCCCCGTTCATCGAGCCGGACGCCGCGGGGTTCATCGGCTTCCTGACGGGTTCGCGGGAGAACCGCGCCGTGCGCTGCTCGGACTGCCACAACCCGCACGCCGCCTCGGCCCAGTCGGTGGCCGGCAACCTGCCGTCCAGCCTGGAGGGGGTCTCGGGAATCAGCCGCCTGGGCATGGCCAAGGACGCGGCGGACTACGAATACGAGATCTGCCTCAAGTGCCACGGCTTCTCCAGCAGCACCTTGCCGGGCCAGCGGGACATCGCCCGGGATTTCGACCTGGGCAACCGCTCGACCCACGCGGTGATGGGCCCCGGGCTGAACTCAGAGGTGCCCAGCCTGAAGCCCGAGTGGAGCCCTCTGGATCAGCTGACCTGCTCGAGCTGCCACGGCAACGACGATCCGGGCGGTCCCCTGGGGCCCCACGGCTCGAACATCGAGCACCTGCTCAAGGCGCCGTTCAACCCCACGCCCTACCTGACCGGCGAGGCGGACGAGAACGGCCTCTGCTTCACGTGTCACAAGGAGAGCTGGTTCTCCAGCGGACAGGGCTGGCGCTGGCACCGGTTGCACATCAACCAGGGCGGCTACAGCTGCGCGGCCTGCCACGATCCGCACGGCTCCCCTGACCAGGCCAGCCTGCTGCGGCTGGACAAGCCCTGGATCACGCCCCTGGACGGCGTGCTGAAGGTCGAGCGCGTCTCCCTGGAGCAGGGCAACTGCACCTTGAGCTGCCACGGGCATCCGCACAACGGCGCGGCTTACTGA
- a CDS encoding DNA alkylation repair protein — translation MNVDEVLAELATLGHEDTRRIWLKHGAPAPFFGVKIEDLKKLVRRIKVDQALALALWESGNSDARYLAALISDPAAFIRDQLRHWADTAGWHMLSEYSVAWCAAESPHGRALAREWIQSPRAATACSGWATWSSLLAITPDERLDLAELRGLLGQVRDTLPGSPGRLPHVMNGFLIAAGGCVPALTEEALAVARALGRIRVDMGGTDCRTPDAVAYIEKLRLRGVIGKKRKSVRC, via the coding sequence ATGAATGTGGACGAGGTGCTGGCCGAGTTGGCGACCCTGGGCCACGAGGACACGCGGCGCATCTGGCTGAAGCACGGGGCCCCGGCGCCCTTCTTCGGGGTGAAGATCGAGGATCTGAAGAAGTTGGTGCGGCGGATCAAGGTGGATCAGGCGCTGGCGCTGGCCCTGTGGGAAAGCGGCAACAGCGACGCGCGCTACCTGGCGGCGCTGATCAGCGACCCGGCCGCTTTCATCCGGGACCAGCTGCGGCACTGGGCGGACACGGCGGGCTGGCACATGCTCAGCGAATACTCCGTGGCGTGGTGTGCGGCGGAGAGTCCCCACGGGAGGGCGCTGGCCCGGGAGTGGATCCAGTCGCCGCGCGCGGCGACCGCCTGCTCGGGCTGGGCCACCTGGTCCAGCCTGCTGGCCATTACGCCCGACGAGCGCCTGGACCTGGCGGAGCTGCGCGGACTGCTGGGCCAGGTGCGCGACACGCTTCCCGGCAGCCCGGGCCGGCTGCCCCACGTGATGAACGGCTTCCTCATCGCGGCGGGGGGCTGCGTGCCCGCTCTGACGGAAGAGGCCCTGGCCGTGGCTCGCGCGCTGGGACGGATCCGGGTGGACATGGGCGGCACGGACTGCCGGACCCCCGACGCCGTGGCCTACATCGAGAAACTGCGCCTGCGCGGCGTGATCGGGAAGAAGCGCAAGAGCGTCCGCTGCTGA